The sequence TCCGCCTATTGAGCCATCTTCTCTTATAACCCTGTGACATGGTATGATTATAGGTATGGGATTGGCTTTAAGGGCATTGCCCACTGCCCTGGCCGCATTTTTAAAACCGAGCCTTTTTGACACCCATCCATAGGTTCTCGTCTCGCCATAGGGGATTGTTTTCACCTCTTTTAAGACCTCCTGTGTAAATGGAGGCAATAAACTCAGATCTATTGGGACATGAAACACCATGTTTTCACCTTTTATATATCTATCGAGCTCTCTGGCAATGGTGAGAAAAGACTTTATGGTTTCTACGGCATCCATGTGGTTTAACATGAACCTGTTTTTAACAATCGATGGGTCATCCTGGGAAATCTCCAGTCTTGCAAGGGCATTATCTCTGGAAACGAAAAGCATGGTGCCCAGAGAAGAATCAAATATGGCATATCTTATAATACTCATTTTGCCTTGACTATCCTTATGGTCATAGCATAGCATATACATTCTGATTTATCAGTAGATTTTAGAGATACATAACAAAAAGAGGCAATAATAATGGAAGGTTTTATTAAATTTCTTGGGACAGGTGGCGCAAGGTTTGTAGTGGCAAGGCAAATCAGGGCAACAGGGGGTATATGGCTGAATTATAAAAAGACAAATCTCTATATCGACCCTGGCCCTGGAGCCATAGTCCGGGTAAGGGCATCTAAAGACCATCTTGACCCTGGAAATCTCGATGGGATAATCCTCACCCACAAACATATTGATCATGCCAATGATGTAAATGTAATGATAGAGGCAATGACAGATGGTGGGTTTAAAAAAAAGGGCACTGTATATTGCCCCGGTGATGCCATAGGCGATGACCCTGTAATCTTTCGATATGTCCATCGTTATATGGAGAGGATGGAGATTTTGCAAGAGTTGAAAACTTATACTATCAAGGATATTACATTTACCACATCCATGAGGCATATCCATCCTGTAGAGACATACGGGTTGCTATTCCATCTCAACAAAAAGATAGGGATATTAACAGATACCAAATACTTTGAGGGGCTTAAAGATTTTTATAGGGCAGACTATCTCATAGTGAATGTCCTAAGGTCAAAACCCATAGAAACAAACCATGTTATAGACCATTTGTCCACCCATGACCTAAAAGAGATTGCAAAGGCCCTGAAACCAGAGATGGTGGTCATGACCCATTTTGGTATGAACATTATCATGGAAAAACCCCATCTCATAGCCGAGAGGCTAAAGCAAGACACAGGGGTAAATATAATAGCTGCCCATGATGGAATG is a genomic window of Syntrophorhabdaceae bacterium containing:
- a CDS encoding methylated-DNA--[protein]-cysteine S-methyltransferase, which gives rise to MSIIRYAIFDSSLGTMLFVSRDNALARLEISQDDPSIVKNRFMLNHMDAVETIKSFLTIARELDRYIKGENMVFHVPIDLSLLPPFTQEVLKEVKTIPYGETRTYGWVSKRLGFKNAARAVGNALKANPIPIIIPCHRVIREDGSIGGFSLGVHMKKRLLSIEGIEL
- a CDS encoding MBL fold metallo-hydrolase; its protein translation is MEGFIKFLGTGGARFVVARQIRATGGIWLNYKKTNLYIDPGPGAIVRVRASKDHLDPGNLDGIILTHKHIDHANDVNVMIEAMTDGGFKKKGTVYCPGDAIGDDPVIFRYVHRYMERMEILQELKTYTIKDITFTTSMRHIHPVETYGLLFHLNKKIGILTDTKYFEGLKDFYRADYLIVNVLRSKPIETNHVIDHLSTHDLKEIAKALKPEMVVMTHFGMNIIMEKPHLIAERLKQDTGVNIIAAHDGMKLEF